The following proteins are co-located in the Vigna unguiculata cultivar IT97K-499-35 chromosome 9, ASM411807v1, whole genome shotgun sequence genome:
- the LOC114164787 gene encoding alcohol dehydrogenase, which translates to MVSTTAGKVIKCKAAVAWEAGKPLVIEEVEVAPPQANEVRLKILFTSLCHTDVYFWEAKGQTPLFPRIFGHEAGGIVESVGEGVTDLKPGDHVLPVFTGECKECDHCKSEESNMCDLLRINTDRGVMLNDGKSRFSINGEPIYHFVGTSTFSEYTVVHVGCVAKINPTAPLDKVCVLSCGISTGLGATLNVAKPRKGSSVAIFGLGAVGLAAAEGARLAGASRIIGVDLNSKRFAEAKKFGVTEFVNPKDYDKPVQEVLVEMTDGGVDRSVECTGSINAMISAFECVHDGWGVAVLVGVPNKDDAFRTHPINVLNEKTLKGTFFGNYKPRSDLPSVVEMYMKKELELEKFITHEVPFSEINKAFEYMLKGEGLRCIIRMTA; encoded by the exons ATGGTTTCAACTACTGCTGGAAAGGTCATAAAGTGTAAAG CTGCGGTGGCATGGGAAGCCGGAAAGCCTCTGGTGATAGAGGAAGTTGAGGTAGCTCCACCACAGGCTAATGAAGTTCGTCTGAAGATCTTGTTCACCTCACTCTGCCACACTGATGTCTACTTCTGGGAAGCCAAG GGACAGACACCTCTGTTTCCACGAATTTTTGGTCACGAAGCAGGAGG AATCGTGGAAAGTGTTGGTGAAGGGGTGACTGATCTGAAGCCTGGTGATCATGTGCTTCCAGTGTTCACAGGGGAGTGCAAGGAGTGTGATCACTGCAAATCAGAGGAAAGTAACATGTGTGACCTCCTAAGGATTAACACTGACCGTGGAGTGATGCTGAATGATGGCAAGTCAAGGTTTTCAATCAATGGAGAACCAATATACCACTTTGTTGGAACCTCCACTTTCAGTGAATACACTGTAGTCCATGTTGGCTGTGTTGCCAAGATCAACCCCACTGCCCCACTAGACAAAGTTTGTGTTCTGAGTTGTGGAATCTCAACAG GTCTTGGTGCTACATTGAATGTTGCAAAACCAAGAAAAGGTTCATCAGTAGCTATATTTGGATTGGGAGCTGTGGGACTTGCT GCTGCCGAGGGAGCTAGACTTGCTGGTGCTTCCAGGATAATTGGGGTTGACTTGAATTCCAAGAGATTTGCTGAAG CTAAGAAGTTTGGTGTTACTGAGTTTGTGAATCCAAAAGATTATGACAAGCCAGTTCAAGAG GTGCTTGTTGAAATGACTGACGGGGGAGTGGACCGAAGTGTTGAGTGTACCGGAAGTATCAATGCTATGATCTCGGCATTTGAATGTGTGCACGAT GGATGGGGTGTAGCTGTACTTGTTGGTGTGCCAAACAAAGATGATGCTTTCAGAACTCATCCAATTAATGTCCTAAACGAAAAGACTCTCAAGGGTACTTTCTTTGGCAACTATAAACCACGTTCTGACCTCCCATCAGTGGTCGAGATGTACATGAAAAAG GAACTTGAACTGGAGAAATTTATCACCCATGAAGTACCTTTCTCTGAAATCAACAAAGCCTTTGAATATATGCTCAAAGGGGAGGGCCTGCGTTGCATAATCCGAATGACTGCATAG
- the LOC114164788 gene encoding cell wall / vacuolar inhibitor of fructosidase 2 — MNCLLSFHPSPSEKSQDTNTLPYSIMASKIFFLLFLLFLAYPHQHACVNGDATLIKRTCKNTKFYNLCFSSLKSDPSSPNADPKGLAVIMIGIGMSNATSTSSYLSSKLLSPSNNTTLKRVIKECADKYTYAGDALQASVQDLVNEAYDYAYMHITAAKDYPNACHNAFKRYPALSYPLDLARREDGLKHICDVAMGIIDNLDW, encoded by the coding sequence ATGAATTGTCTTCTCTCTTTTCACCCCTCCCCCTCAGAAAAATCTCAAGATACCAACACTCTCCCTTACTCTATAATGGCTTCTAAGATCTTCTTCCTCCTGTTTCTCCTCTTTCTGGCATACCCTCATCAACATGCTTGTGTGAATGGAGATGCCACTTTGATCAAGAGAACTTGCAAGAACACCAAGTTCTATAATCTATGCTTCTCTTCCCTGAAATCGGATCCAAGTAGTCCAAACGCAGATCCTAAGGGCCTAGCAGTGATTATGATCGGAATTGGAATGAGCAATGCCACCTCCACTTCTTCCTACTTGTCCTCCAAGTTGCTTAGTCCCTCCAACAACACAACCTTGAAAAGGGTCATCAAGGAGTGTGCAGATAAGTACACATATGCTGGTGATGCTCTCCAAGCTTCAGTGCAGGATTTGGTGAATGAGGCTTATGACTATGCTTACATGCACATAACTGCTGCCAAAGATTACCCAAATGCTTGTCACAATGCTTTCAAACGGTACCCTGCTTTGAGTTATCCTCTAGATCTTGCTCGCAGAGAAGATGGTTTGAAGCATATCTGTGATGTGGCAATGGGGATTATAGATAATCTTGATTGGTAG
- the LOC114164819 gene encoding SKP1-like protein 14: MAEKAESSKTAAVKPAEELKTQERAKGETSEVPIEEVKKLTIKEEEEEEPTIKLKTSDGIIFEVEASVVKLMETVQAVIDDVGVAPDAAIPLQNLTCSELGRILEFRAKRSRVGSDPQTLRKFDAKFMSMLTPDQMKELLLTANYLNMSDLMDVISRAIADFLKDKTAEFARDFFGIVSDYTPEEEAAYREAHAWAFQNLDKESV, translated from the coding sequence ATGGCGGAAAAAGCGGAATCATCGAAGACGGCAGCGGTGAAGCCCGCTGAGGAATTGAAAACTCAGGAAAGGGCGAAAGGAGAAACGAGTGAGGTTCCCATTGAAGAAGTGAAGAAGCTTACaatcaaagaagaagaagaagaagaaccgACGATTAAGCTGAAAACTTCGGACGGCATCATCTTCGAGGTGGAAGCTTCGGTCGTGAAGCTGATGGAAACGGTGCAGGCTGTGATCGACGACGTAGGAGTGGCCCCCGACGCCGCCATTCCTCTGCAGAACCTAACATGCTCTGAACTGGGGAGGATCCTGGAGTTCCGAGCGAAGCGAAGCCGTGTTGGCAGTGACCCGCAGACATTGAGAAAATTCGACGCAAAGTTCATGTCGATGCTGACCCCTGACCAGATGAAGGAACTGTTACTCACTGCTAACTATCTCAACATGAGTGATTTAATGGATGTGATCTCCAGGGCAATTGCAGACTTCCTCAAGGACAAGACCGCTGAGTTTGCGCGGGATTTCTTCGGCATCGTCAGCGATTACACGCCGGAGGAGGAGGCGGCGTATCGTGAAGCCCACGCATGGGCATTCCAAAACTTGGACAAAGAGTCAG